In one Catenovulum adriaticum genomic region, the following are encoded:
- a CDS encoding acyl-CoA desaturase: MKTAPISWLNVIIFLVTGLIALFAVPYYAFTQGFTALEIVATILCLGFCGMSITAGYHRLWSHKSYSAHPIIKFILALGGAFALQNSILHWCSDHRNHHKHVDNNDRDPYSAKLGFWYSHIGWMLREYQGEEYKNYNNVKDLQKDKIVIWQHKYYLILAIVMNFGVPLVIGLYTDRVLAALLSVGVLRLVLSHHFTFFINSLAHIWGKQTYSSAHTARDNGFLAFLTYGEGYHNYHHSFEYDYRNGIRWWHFDPTKWFIKAAYYLGLAKNLRTAPEERIEKTKATHKMQLLREKLTAQPHNQAILEKIETEYDLLITRMSAFYKAKKLVLELKTQQLEHDYKHSEVYAQFIELQHKFNEQKQKFWQLHIAHHPA, translated from the coding sequence ATGAAAACAGCGCCTATCTCATGGCTAAATGTCATTATTTTTTTAGTCACTGGGCTTATCGCTTTATTTGCCGTGCCTTATTATGCCTTTACTCAAGGTTTTACCGCACTGGAAATAGTAGCAACCATTTTGTGTTTAGGATTTTGTGGGATGTCAATTACTGCTGGATACCACAGACTATGGTCACATAAAAGCTACAGCGCACACCCGATCATTAAATTCATTTTAGCTTTAGGCGGCGCATTTGCGCTTCAAAATAGCATTTTACATTGGTGTTCTGATCACAGAAATCATCACAAACATGTTGATAATAATGATAGAGACCCTTACAGCGCCAAACTTGGATTTTGGTACTCTCATATTGGTTGGATGCTGCGTGAATACCAAGGCGAAGAATATAAAAATTACAACAATGTTAAAGACTTACAGAAAGATAAAATTGTTATCTGGCAGCATAAATATTATTTAATACTAGCTATTGTCATGAATTTTGGGGTTCCACTCGTGATTGGTTTATATACGGATAGAGTTTTAGCCGCATTATTAAGTGTGGGTGTCTTACGTTTAGTATTAAGTCATCATTTTACCTTTTTCATTAATTCATTAGCGCATATTTGGGGTAAACAAACTTACAGCAGCGCTCATACAGCTAGAGACAATGGTTTTTTAGCCTTTTTAACTTACGGTGAAGGTTATCATAATTACCACCATAGCTTTGAATACGATTATAGAAATGGTATTAGGTGGTGGCATTTTGATCCCACTAAATGGTTTATCAAAGCGGCGTACTATCTTGGGCTTGCTAAAAACTTACGTACCGCACCAGAAGAGCGTATCGAAAAAACCAAAGCAACGCACAAAATGCAACTGCTTCGTGAAAAACTAACAGCTCAACCTCATAATCAGGCTATTTTAGAAAAAATTGAAACTGAATATGATTTGCTCATTACGCGGATGAGTGCATTTTATAAAGCTAAAAAGTTAGTGTTAGAATTAAAAACGCAGCAGCTAGAACATGACTACAAGCATTCGGAGGTTTATGCTCAATTTATTGAACTACAGCATAAATTTAACGAACAAAAACAAAAATTTTGGCAGCTTCATATAGCTCATCATCCGGCTTAA